GCGATTCGTTCAACCATGCCGGCGCCGCGGCGAGAAACGCCAGCTCCTCGGTGCTGATGCCCGGATGGGAGATGCGCCCGTGACGATCCTGCACCTGCACACCGCCGGCTGCCAGCCCGGGCAGGTACAGGCCCTGTTCCTGGCAGCGCCTTGCCGTGCCCATGGCCCGCTCGACCAGACCGTTCACCCCGCGGCTGCCCAGGTGCTCGCCATTGGTCAGCACCTGGACGTGGCCATTCAGGGTGTGGGCCGCCTGCAGGTAGGCAGGGTCGAGGGCGCGGGTGATGGGGTCGCGCACCAGGTCCATGCATACGCCATCCAGATCCTGGATGATCAGCAGGTTATCGGTGCCGGCGAGGCTGTCGAGCAGCGAAGTGGGGTCGAGCGAGTACGCGGTTTCGGTCACAATCATGGGCCCGAGTCTATCGCGGTTGCGGCCGATGGGGCGATTGGCTGAAGCATTTGGCCAGAGTGGTTGTCCATCATCAGATTGGCAGAGCGGATTGAGAGGAAGCACGGATGAATGATTCACCCAAGCGGGTTCGGCAGATCGTTACGGCAGCGCTGCTGCTCTGCGCGAGTGCCGCAGGGACTGCGAGGGGCGATGAAGCCGCGCAATTGGCCAAGCTGATCAACAGCTATCGCGAGGCCGGGCAGAGTTGTGGTGGGCAGTCCAGCCCGGCAGCCGGCCCGCTGGCGCCCGACCGGCGCCTGGCTGGGCAGAAGGTCAATTCTTCCGAGCAGTTGCAGCAGGCCCTGCAGCAGGCCGGTTATCAGGCCGCGGCCGTGCAACTGATCCGCGTCACCGGCCCCGATACGCCCGAAGCGGCCATGGCCATGCTGCAACAGTCCTATTGCAAGCAGCTGCAGGATGCACAGTTCGCCGATATCGGCGTGCTTCACCAAGGCAACAGCTGGCAGGTGGTGCTGGGTCGCGCGCTATTGCCGGCGCGCCTGGGCGACTGGCAGGAGGAAGGCAAGGCGATTCTCGAGGCAGTCAACCAGGCCCGTGGCACGGCGCGTAAATGTGGCGACCAGCCGTTCGATGCGGCGCAGCCGTTGCGCTGGAGCGATGCCCTGGGCCAGGCGGCCCTGGCCCACAGCCGCGACATGGCGATGAACAGCCTGTTCAGTCACCAGGGCAGCGACCGCAGCCTGGTCGGCGCCCGGGCCACCGCCGCCGGCTACACCTGGACGGTGATCGGCGAGAACATCGCCGCCGGCCAGGGGCGCGCCCAGCAGGTGGTCGAAGGCTGGCTGGCCAGCCCCTCGCACTGCTACAACCTGATGAATCCGGATTTCCACGAAATGGGCGCGGCCTACGCCAGCAACCCGCAGAGCCAGGCGACCATCTACTGGACCCAGGTGTTTGGCGCGGCGGGACGCTCGGGGCTCTAGGCGGGTTTGATTTGTGGTGTTGATGGGCTGGCGTAGATATCCGCCCAGCCATATCACCTGTGGGAGCGCGCCATGCGCGCGAATCGCGGGCATAGACTAGGCGTCCCCGCCCGCTCCCACAGAAGCAGAAGTTGCTGCAAATAGCAGACTCTTCCTGAGCCGTCAGGCCTGCCTATCTCGCAACAGCGGCGGCATCGGGCAATCCAGGGTATCGGCGACGGCGCGCATCAATTCCGCCTCGCCTGCGCTGATCCGCCCGTCGTGCTCGATGCAGCGGGCCATGGCCTTGAGCAACTGCGGCTTCTGCAGCGGGCGCATCTGGTTGAGGCGGTTGAGCGCGTCGTTCAACCCGCCGATCCCGGCGCGGGGCTGTTCGGCAAAGGGCCGGGCGGTGAACGGCAAGGTGTTCCAGGCCGCCTGGAAGGCCGCGCTGGCTGCCTGCTCCGTGGCACTGCCGGCCCGCGCCAGCGCCGCCAGCAGCACGCCGCTTTCATTGCCAAGCGCGGCCAGCGGCAGGCGACCCTGCACGGGGCGTTGCATGCCCAGGTTGCGTTCGACGATGCGCAGCAGCGTCCATTCCATGAAACCCAGCTGCTGCGTGCTGATCAGCAGGGTGCCGATATCGCGCTTGAGGCTGACGAAATCCTGGGGTTCGAGTTGCTTGAGCGCGGGAATGGCCAGCTCCAGCAGTGGCAGGCGACGCCCGGCGGGCAACTGTCGCAATGGCTGGGCGAGTTCCAGCAGGCGGTCGGCCAGCAGGGGCGGCAGGTTGGCCTGCATCCAGGTCATGCGTTGCTGACGGGTGGCGTCGTCGGGGCCGAGCAGCAGGCCGTAGAGAATCGCCAGTGCGCCGTGGGGGTCGTGGGCGGCGTCGCGTAGGCGCTCGTCGATCTGCGCCAGGCTCTCGCGGGCTTCTTCCAGGTGCAGCGGTTGCGGCTCGCCGATGCTGGCGATGGCGGCGCTTGCGGCGGCGGCGCTGAAGCCTGCGGTTTCGGGTTGCTGAGGCGCTGCAGGCTGCGTCGGGGCCTCGAACACCTCGTCGCCGAGGACCACGCCGTTCCAGTGTGGATCGATACGGCGGATACGCTCTTCCAGCGGCGGATGGGTGGCCATCATCCGGCTCAGCGCCAGGCCCTGGCCGAAGTACATATGGCTGTACTCGGCGGCGTGGCTGGCTTCCAGGCGCGAGCCGGCGCCGAGCTTCTTGAGGGCGCCGGCGATGCCGTTGGGGTTGCGGGTGTACTGCACGGCCGAGGCGTCGGCGAGGAACTCGCGCTGGCGGCTGACCGCGGCCTTGATCAGGTTGCCGAAGAAGGTGCCGGCGTAGCCGATCACCAGCAACGCCAGGCCGACCACCATGACCAGCGCGACCGCGTTGCCACGGCCCTTGTCGTCCGAGCGGCTGGAGGAACGGGCCGCGCCGCTATGGCCGACCCCACGCATCAGCAGCTCGCCGATCAGGCCGAGCAGCAGGATGCCGTGCAGCACCGCCACCAGGCGGGTATTGAGGCGCATGTCGCCATGCAGAATGTGGCTGAATTCGTGGGCGATGACGCCCTGCAGCTCATCGCGGTCGAGCCGTTCGATGGCGCCGCGGGTCACCCCGATCACGGCGTTCTCCGGCCGCAGCCCGGCGGCGAAGGCGTTGATGGCCGGTTCTTCGAGGAGGTACACGGGCGGCACCGGCACGCCGGCGGCCAGGGCCATTTCTTCCACCACGTTGAGCACCCGTTGCTCGTGCAGGCCTTCGGGCTTGAGGTTGAGCAGGCGCCCGCCAAGGCGCTCGGCGACCACCTTGCCGCCGGCGCGCAATTGCGCGGCCTTGAACGCCCAGCCGAGGAGCACCACGCCGACCACCACCGCAGCCACGCTGAACAGCAGTTCCCCGCTCAGTGCCTCGAGACTGTAATTACCGTATTGGTAGACCTGCCAGGCCACGGCGATCACCAGGGTGGTGCTGACCACCAGGGTGACCACCGCCAGCATCAGCAGGATCACCAGGCGCGAGGTGTTACGTCGGGCGCGATCCTGATGCTCGAAGAAATCCATCCGCTAGGCCCCTGCTCAGAAGGAGACTTTGGGCGCGTCCTGAATCGCCGCGCTGTCGGCGAACTCCAGCAGCGCCGCATCGCTGCCATGACCGAAGGCACCGGCCAGCACCACCGGTGGGAAGCTCTGGCGGTAGGCGTTGTAGGCGGTGACCGCATCGTTGTAGGCCTGGCGGGCGAAGGCCACCTTGTTCTCGGTGCTGGAGAGCTCTTCGCTGAGCTGCTGCATGTTCTGCGAGGCCTTGAGATCCGGGTAGGCCTCGACGGTCACGTTGAGGCGGCCCATGGCGTCCTTCAGTACGCCTTCGGCATTGGCCAGCAGGTTCATGCTCTGGGCATCGCCCGGATTCTGCGAGGCCTGCTTGAGGCCGTCGACCGCGCCATTACGCGCGGCAATCACCGCCTCGAGGGTTTCCCGCTCGTGGGCCAGGTAGGCCTTGGCGGTTTCCACCAGGTTGGGGATCAGGTCGTAGCGGCGCTTGAGCTGCACCTCGATCTGCGCGAAGCCGTTCTGGTAGCGGTTGCGCAGGCTGACCAGGCGGTTGTAGACGCTGATCACGTAGAAGACCACCACGACCAGTACGGCGATGATGATAAGGGTGGAGATATCCATGAGATGTCCCTATCGGTTGGTAGACGTGGCCGCATGGTAACGGAAACTGCAGCCTGCCGGGCACACCCGGGCCGGGCAGTCCGTGCGGATGTGCGGTGGTTCCGGTTACTGGGCGTCTGGCTTGCTCGGGCTGGGGGCGGACATCTGGATGGTCAGGCGCGGCGTGGCCAGGCTCAGGCCGGACTCGTCCAGGTGGCGCTTGAGCGCCAGGTTGAAGGCGCGTGAGACCTCCCACTGCTTGATCGGTGCGGTCTTGAAACGCGCCCGCAGCACGGCGTTGCCGGACTCGAAGCTCTCCACGCCCTGGATCTCCAGGGGCGACCAGATGTTGCGGCGCATCAGCACGTCGTTGCGCAGCTCGGTGGCCACCTCGCGCAGCAGCTTGATGGCCTCGTCGATGTTCATGTCATGGGGCACCGCGACTCGAAAGATGGCGTAGCCGAATTCGCGCGAGTAGTTCTTGATGCTCTTGATCTCGCTGAACGGGATGGTGTGCACGATGCCGTCGATGTCGCGCAACCGCACGGTGCGGATGGTCAGGCCCTCGACGGTGCCGAGGTGGCCGCCGACGTCGACGTAGTCGTCTATGGCCAGGGAGTCCTCGATGATGATGAACAGGCCGGTGATCAGGTCCGCCACCAGCGATTGCGCACCGAAGCCGATGGCCAGGCCGATCACCCCGGCACCGGCCAGCAACGGCGTGACGTTCATGCCCAATATTGGCCAGGGCGACGATGGCCGCGATGATGAAGATGCTGACGAACAGCACGTTGCGGATCAGCGGCATCATGGTCTGCGCGGGCGTTGGTCTGGCCCTTGCGCGAGCGGGTCAGGGCATGGAGCACCGCGGTGTTGGCGAGAATCCACACCAGCCAGCCGCAAGCCAGGGTGGCGCCCAGGCCGATCAGCTTGAGGCTGATCTCATGGCCGTCGCCCTCGGCGAAGCGGATCAGCGACAGCCCCCACACCCGCAGCCCCAGTTCGATGAACACCAGCCAGATGGCCAGGCTGAGCATGGTGTGAAAGAAGTTCTGCAACCGCTCGAAATACGCCGCATGCCGACGGTGGCGCGAGCGGCGCGGAACAGCCGCCGTCTGATCAGTCCGTTGATGAGCATGCAGGTGACCAGCGGCACGGTGCACACCAGCGACTGGCGAAAGGCGGTGCTGGTGTCGCCGGCCGACACGAAGGTGGCCGACAGGGAGATGGCCACCAGGGCCAGGGCCGGCAGGTACCAGAAGCTGCCGAGCAGCTCCACGGTTTCGCTGATGCCGCGCTGCCTGAGGCGCCGCGCCAGGGGCTGATTGCGGATCAGGTGGGCGATCGGCCGGCGAAAACGCAGGATGAACAGGCCGGTGCACAGCGCCGCCAGCACGTTGGTCAGGGTGGCCGTGGTGTGCGCCAGGTTGCCACCGAGGCTGGCGACCAGGCGTGGGTCGTTGAGGGCTTCGCCAAAGGCGGCGAAGCTGCCGATCAGCCACAGCGGACGAAAGGCGCGGCGGCGCAGGATGTTCAGGGCGGTACGCCGGTGCGGGCCGTCGAGCAGCGAGAAGGCGATCACGCAGATGGCCGAAAAGCGGGTGCCGACCACCAGCGCGTAGGCCAGCACCATGGCCAGGTCACGGCCCAGGGAGGCGGGCAGCACGTAGCTCAGGTAGCCGGTGATCAGCAGGGCGGCGAACCAGGGGCCGAGTTTGCGCAGGGCCAAGCGCAGCAGATCGGTGGGGCGCGGGTTCTGCGGCAGCTCCTCGGCCAGGCCGAAACGCAGGCGCACCTGGTGGCTGAGGGCGCGCAGCCCGAAGGCCAACAGGCTGCAGATGCCGAGGATCAGGGCGAAATT
Above is a genomic segment from Pseudomonas argentinensis containing:
- a CDS encoding CAP domain-containing protein → MNDSPKRVRQIVTAALLLCASAAGTARGDEAAQLAKLINSYREAGQSCGGQSSPAAGPLAPDRRLAGQKVNSSEQLQQALQQAGYQAAAVQLIRVTGPDTPEAAMAMLQQSYCKQLQDAQFADIGVLHQGNSWQVVLGRALLPARLGDWQEEGKAILEAVNQARGTARKCGDQPFDAAQPLRWSDALGQAALAHSRDMAMNSLFSHQGSDRSLVGARATAAGYTWTVIGENIAAGQGRAQQVVEGWLASPSHCYNLMNPDFHEMGAAYASNPQSQATIYWTQVFGAAGRSGL
- a CDS encoding M48 family metallopeptidase; translation: MDFFEHQDRARRNTSRLVILLMLAVVTLVVSTTLVIAVAWQVYQYGNYSLEALSGELLFSVAAVVVGVVLLGWAFKAAQLRAGGKVVAERLGGRLLNLKPEGLHEQRVLNVVEEMALAAGVPVPPVYLLEEPAINAFAAGLRPENAVIGVTRGAIERLDRDELQGVIAHEFSHILHGDMRLNTRLVAVLHGILLLGLIGELLMRGVGHSGAARSSSRSDDKGRGNAVALVMVVGLALLVIGYAGTFFGNLIKAAVSRQREFLADASAVQYTRNPNGIAGALKKLGAGSRLEASHAAEYSHMYFGQGLALSRMMATHPPLEERIRRIDPHWNGVVLGDEVFEAPTQPAAPQQPETAGFSAAAASAAIASIGEPQPLHLEEARESLAQIDERLRDAAHDPHGALAILYGLLLGPDDATRQQRMTWMQANLPPLLADRLLELAQPLRQLPAGRRLPLLELAIPALKQLEPQDFVSLKRDIGTLLISTQQLGFMEWTLLRIVERNLGMQRPVQGRLPLAALGNESGVLLAALARAGSATEQAASAAFQAAWNTLPFTARPFAEQPRAGIGGLNDALNRLNQMRPLQKPQLLKAMARCIEHDGRISAGEAELMRAVADTLDCPMPPLLRDRQA
- a CDS encoding LemA family protein, whose protein sequence is MDISTLIIIAVLVVVVFYVISVYNRLVSLRNRYQNGFAQIEVQLKRRYDLIPNLVETAKAYLAHERETLEAVIAARNGAVDGLKQASQNPGDAQSMNLLANAEGVLKDAMGRLNVTVEAYPDLKASQNMQQLSEELSSTENKVAFARQAYNDAVTAYNAYRQSFPPVVLAGAFGHGSDAALLEFADSAAIQDAPKVSF